From the Halocalculus aciditolerans genome, the window GATAAGCATTCTCCCGCGGAGGTGTGGCCCTATTCTCTGTCGTGACGCGACACCCTCCGTCCAGAGCTTGGTAACCATCAACAGCGTCGATATCGAAGGGTCACTATGCCCGAGTTTCGCCGAAAGACTCTCGAACGGGAACGACGGAAGACCGATGCCTATCGCGTCGGTATCGAGGTCACAGACACGTATCGCCACGGAGCGCCCCTCGTCACGGCAATCGGAGGGGCATCGATCAGGACGAAAACCCTGGAAGACGCCTACCCTGCGTGGCACCCTGCACCCTACGACTTCGAGGGAATGCTCCGTATCTTCATCTATCACGAGATCACCGCCGAGAGCTACCAACGCATCGCCGAGTATCCCGAGCTCGCAGACGAATTCGGCCTCGAAAAGACGCCGGGCCCGTCTGTCCTCTCACGAACGTGGCGGGAGCGATTCGATGACGACGCTCGTGAATTCGTCGAGACCGCAGCCCGCTTTGTCGTCAAACACAGCCATGACTTCGATTTCGCTGGCCCACAGATCAGACCGAAATCCGACGTCACCACCGAGGAAACACCTGAAGGCGATTCTGATGAGGACTCCGAGACGGAGTTCAGCGATGAGGAGATTGTGCGAACGACGCGCTTGGCTCGCAATCACGCGTTTGGCTCGTTCGACTCCGGACGAGCACGAAACGCGACCTACGAAGACGTTCGGTTCTTCGAATTACAGACGTTCATGGGAATGGTCGGCTGTGGAACGGCACAGGGTGCGGCTCGCTTCCAATACCGACGCGGAACGGATTACGGTCCACACGGAGATACGCATCTCCGAGCGGTCAAACAATTCACTCCCGAGGAATTCTTAGAGGGGTTCGATCGTGCCACGGACCGAGTACTCTCGAGGATTGCATCCGAGGTATCGTTCCGTCGGCCCGTGACGGTTGCGATCGACATCACGACCGTCCCCTACTACGGGGAGACGGCTGAGATGCCGATGGTGAGCGGCACCAAAGACGGCGAGGGTCGAGCGTTCAAGTTCGCGACCCTCTCGATTGTCGGTCGGAATATTCCGCTCATCCTCGCCGTTGAGCCCGTGCGCGAGAGTTCAGCCTGGGATGAAAACCCGCCAAATCGAATCCATCGCGTCGTCCGTCGCCTCCTTCTCCGTGCGAAAGAACACGTCCTGATCGAGACGGTGCTCTGCGATCGAGAATTCGACTCGATGCGCGTCTTTCAGACCCTCTCGAACCTCGACGTGAACTACCTCATCCCCAAGCGCACCACCAGCTCCGAACGCGAAGTAATCGAGCGGATGGAAGAGGATGACCAGGAGGTGGCTGTTGAGACGGCCTCCGTCCATGTTGAATCGGGATCGCACCCGCTGCGGTTCTTGTACGTGCCGTCGA encodes:
- a CDS encoding transposase yields the protein MPEFRRKTLERERRKTDAYRVGIEVTDTYRHGAPLVTAIGGASIRTKTLEDAYPAWHPAPYDFEGMLRIFIYHEITAESYQRIAEYPELADEFGLEKTPGPSVLSRTWRERFDDDAREFVETAARFVVKHSHDFDFAGPQIRPKSDVTTEETPEGDSDEDSETEFSDEEIVRTTRLARNHAFGSFDSGRARNATYEDVRFFELQTFMGMVGCGTAQGAARFQYRRGTDYGPHGDTHLRAVKQFTPEEFLEGFDRATDRVLSRIASEVSFRRPVTVAIDITTVPYYGETAEMPMVSGTKDGEGRAFKFATLSIVGRNIPLILAVEPVRESSAWDENPPNRIHRVVRRLLLRAKEHVLIETVLCDREFDSMRVFQTLSNLDVNYLIPKRTTSSEREVIERMEEDDQEVAVETASVHVESGSHPLRFLYVPSTSGEGTTVFATNLRVGPDEAETFCRRYSRRWQIENEYKSIKGDFLAKTSSKDYRVRLFYFVFAVLLYNIWRLTDFLLKAGVDGEMDYAPVLTAGECVEIVVSALIPPD